TCTTCTGAGGACACATATGGAAGTACTTGAGTCTGTTTAACAATTCGGCAGAGGCTCCATAATAAAGCAGCCATGTGCTTGTGTGAATATGAGTAGTTTCAGCCTCAGATGGCACACTCATGGGCCGCCACAATCTGTTCACTGACCGTCTGATGCATACTGCATGCAAAAATAAGAAAGGATGACTGAAATCACATGGTtctttctgattggctggctttaaAGGAGTATTTctccataaaattaaaaatctgttatcatttactctccctcatgtgactttttttttttttttcataaatatgtgactttttttttttatatatttaagtgttgtttgtattttgggtgaaaatcATAGGGGCCACTGTTGTTTAGCAACCCCTTGTAATGTATTGTACgataaatagttaaatataaagaaaatacatCCGCTTCAAAGTATCAgcttgtgtgttccacagaaaaaaggaagtcatgcaggtttggaatgacatgattactgacttttcatttttgtctggGCCGTTCTTTTAAGTTACAAGCTTACAAATGCACTGGGCAGCTACTATGAACTTTTGAGGAAGAAGAATTTGTAAGGTTATTATTGACGTCAAATCCTTGATCGGTAATGAGAGTAGCAGCAAGTTTGATATTCTTGAGAATCACTGCATTtcctggatgttttttttttttttttgatactaataataaatcttgCCTACTTTTTTGTGATCAGTAGAAGATAGaaatccatacaggtttggaatgatatgtgggtaaataatgacagaatttttatcactttaacattctttttcacttttcactatAGAACGGGGTGTAAACGAAACTGTGGTTGGTCCAGACTTAGACTAGTCTTGAAGGGATACTTCacctttatttactcaccctcaagttattccaaacctgaatgagtttgtttcttctgctgagcacaaaagataatactttgaagaatgtgtgtaactgAACacttgatggtccccattgacttccatagaatggaaaaaatactatgggagTCAAAGGAGACCAGCAACGctttgtgtaaatgatgacagattttttcatttttgagtgaactatccctttaagactgatAGTCACTAGTGTAGGTGGCAAGTGAAAAACGAGAGTACTTGGTACACCATTAATACCAGGAGCATGCTAACATATAACACAACCTGAGAGAGACACAAGTTCTCTTTTAAAAGAGGAAGACGGTAAACATAGTCAGCCTGGAAATAGAATTAGTGACACATTTAACAGCCTAGCTCTTGTCCACCCTCATCTCAGTggcatttttgtatgttttgaaatAGGTCAGTATTTGTGTTTGGTTGGCACGTTTCATACACTTTGAAATGAAAGGTATGTAACATTAATCCGTGCATAGTATGTGTTTGTACTCATTCTTTGAATACTTGTCGGctgattttagtgtttatttcttgattttttttctcccactctCTTTCAAGGTTGTAGAGATTCATTTCTCAACATGCCACAACAAAAGGATATAGTAAAGATCGCCATTCAGATGCCGGGTGCATACCCGCAGCTCATTCAGCTAGACCAGGTGAGCCGTTGTGTACTTCCTGTCATAAAGAGGACGTTGTCCAGTGTGTATGCAACAGAATGAAACTAGTCGGTAATCGGCATTGAAgaataaaaacactgtttattcAGTATCATACTGAATTTCAGAGATAAATTTCATAAAGATGAAGGGATTTATGCAAATTAGGAAGTTATGGTTAAATAATAATGTAGGTTTGAGTTATGAGAAACCCTGATTATGCATTCTTGCTTACAAGTGCAAAATATGTAGAAAGTATTAATAGTAAGTGTGCGTTTTGGAATAACATTTACTGCGGAATTAAAATCAgatgatacatttatttacaagaaCAATCTAGtgatcatttgatttgattttctgtTTGATCAGAATTATAATATTCTCAGTTGTTACTCCCTTAGCAACCTGTTCTCAGTAATGAATACTAATTCCTTAGCAACCTGTTCTCAGTAATGAatagttatttataatatatactaaactaaatgattttataaactttatattttaaataaatttaataatgtttttttggaatattattacttatttttgttatggatgatttctgtgtttttatgatattagtaatttttgtttaataatatatgtggtgatatgtatttttatatcttatTAACTCCAAGactaaatttttaatgaaaagagaccagatttagttttacattttagtttttcatacAAGTTGAATaacatgtacatatatacagtcagtgattattttttttgttttttttttttgctgttttttttttttgatttttcgcCTTTATTATGATATGACAGATTAGAaatgacaggaagcaaagtggaaGGGAGAGTGGGGGCGGGGGCGGGAACAGTCTTCAAattgggattcgaactcgggacgcccgTAGCGCAATGGGGTTTTGTCGctgactattatttcatttttatttcttgcaTAACTATAtctgtgtaatttttatttgcgtgttttttaaatggttaattaattaaaattttttcataattaaaattttgtctgTATGATCAAAGACTTCTTACAAATCATAACCAATTAGTTCATTCTCAGTTGTTTTGAATGCGCTCGTATGGGTGTCTACCTACTTGAAACAATAGGGTGGACAAATGCTGAGCGTATTCGGTATCTTCAGAGGCTTTGATCCCATTGTTTGGGACGTCCTAACAGAATGTGTTATTGTCTCAAAGACCGCCATTGTCAGAGAAGCTCTCCTTTGGATTTTCAAAACCATGAGAAAACTGGGCTGAAATATGAATGAACCTTTTTGGTACTTAAGGATTAGATAGAAAGAACCTCAAACCCCCGATGACCTTCCCTTCTGTACTTCCTCCCCATCCCGAATGCTTCCACTCGCTGCCAGCCTGTGCACCACAAATTATAGGCCACTGATTGGTCTACCGCGGAACACCAAAATTTCTGATTGGTGAGCCGCAGGAGCTGCCACAATTTATGAGATATTTCAGATGTTGACTTGGGAGAAGCTTTTCCCTTCCTGTTttgtcacttgttttgttttggttgaaaTGCTTTAAGATGAATGAGTGAGCGTACACATCGTAATCATTATTTTGTAACGTTTAATTTCAATGAATAGagttaatatgaaatatattaataatacataaatatcaatAGGTTTTGGGGAGCTACGccacacatgacattttacagctTGAATTAAAAGAGTTGTAAGAAACTAATTGACCCACACGTCCTCGGCCCATTgtcttttcttgttttatgtcatttgtatgatcattttaataaatagtaaaattattttgttattttgttagttttttatttttgaattaattattttgttataatattatttttcaatattggaattaataaataattaagttgttatatttttttatattttttttttatgttttttttttgtatttgttttttttttgaattagcttttatttttatctttcagttttcatttcaatttgtcAAATTTTTAGTATGTGCTCATCATTCATATATATTTCTGTTCAGCtaaaaatcaattttgttttagtataagtcgttttagtatttttagtttatttcatttagcTGTTAAgtcaatatttgacatttttgtttaagATTGTtctttatctaatattttatttatttcagctttatttcagtttacctaaaactatttataatattttcatttaaggtTACAATTACAAAACTGTTTtccttatttaaaaaatctatataaaaacctagaaaaaatacttaattcataaattaaaaacatactcATCGTAAAGcaggtgtattcaagtcattgcgtgtatgaattgcatttttaatatattttgtgaataGATCCAGACAAAAAATTAGCATCACCTCATTGACCCTTGCTCACATTTTGTCTTAGCCTGTGCACACTTAACACATTTCAtaattttctctttatttcagAAAAAGCCCCTCACTGCTGTCATAAAAGAGGTTTGCGACAAGTAAGTGTGTTTTTCTATTGCTGAAACATCCATGAATAGTTTTCCATGATGTAAAGTACCTGTTTTTGTAAAGGgtgttgtattatttttgaaGGTGGAATCTTCCGGGTCCTGACAACTATGCTCTGCAATATGCAGATGGGGTCCAGACGTACATCACTGAATCTGTAGGTCATTCCCACCATCTTAAGTGTATAACTTTGTGTATGAGCTTGTTAGTGTCTGTGTGTTGACTTTAATCCAGTAAtgttgtgtttgtctgtctgtatcGTGGGGATGTGACAGAGAGCTGTTGAAAGTATGGATTATGGTGTATCTGTATCATCAGATTTGCGTGTGAATGAAGTGAGAGTGTGGAGATTGTGCTTTCCCAGACAAGTAGAGGCAAAGGCTTGAATAACAGTTGTGCACATAAACCACCAAGCCTTGGGCTGCATCCCAAATGGGCTTTTGGACACCCTAAGTAGAGCCCTTCAAATGTCAGCATCATCGAGCAGCATCTGTAGCAGATTTCCAGaagctttgaaaataaactggaataatgatgcaaTACTATAGACAAAACTACACTGAATCCTCTGCCATATTTAATCAACACTGTACTAACgactgtctgtctgcctctctgtcttAATTgacttattctttctttctttagtctTTCTGGGTTTTTTAGTTTTGTGCTGTCTCTTTACTGCACACATTTGTGCTAATGATAATGATTTCTAATAATAACAGTATCACTTCCTGTAAACTGACTGTTGGCTGCTTTTTTGACTTTTGTTCTAGAACCGCCTAGACATCAAAAACGGCAGCATCCTGCGTTTAACCAAAGCACCAGTGAGTGTCACAAAACCTCATTTGCCCAAAATGGTCATTTTGCAACCAGAGTTTGACAGCGACAGTTCATAACTTACATAGTGTATCTAAACACATCTGCTCACTCAGTCTTTGTGTTAGATTCAAATGTACACAACCACAGTAAAGTGTAATGGCCATGTTTTCTTGCTCGGTGATTTATAAGACTGTGTTTGTCAGGGCCGATGTGCTGAAGATCTGTATAAAGGCATTCAGAGTTCAGATTCGGGCGTGCGCTGTGACTCTCTGAAGCTGCTGGCCGATGTCTCCACCGACATCACATTCGCTCAAGAGTTCATCAGCCGTGATGGACACTCCCTGCTCGTCAAGATAGTCGAGGATGCTCACGAGTCAGTTTCctgactttgttttgttttattacagcataaatttaagattaaaccagtgaaagtgtttttttgtgtgtgtgtgtgtgtgtgcagggctcCTCTGATAATGACACACACTCTTACTGCTTTCATGGAGCTCATGGATCATGGCATTGTGTCCTGGGAGAATCTGTCCAGTGTCTTTATCAAAAAGGTAAAGCTACACATACACTTCAACTCCATAATACAGTACGAACACTGTAACAATTCATCCGCATCTGTCTTTATTTCATGACTTActaaatacttgattctgattggtccactTTAATTCTAAATTgtatttctaatttattaatagttatttaatagaTATCTTCTGCATTTCTCTGCGTcactttattatttgtatttattatttattagttatttattatttagaaattggACAAAAGcatgaatgtaaaaaaacaaatgtatagatatagacaaaaaatacaaataagtatgaaaagtgttaaattaaataaaaaaacgaatGACGGTAAGATATCAatgaaaataagttatttattataatacatgtctgtgtttatattgtgaaagtgaaagtgacacacagccatacagccaagtgtggtgacccatactttaGAATTCGTGctgtgcatttaacccatccaaagtgcacacacacacaccgcgaacccacaaccttagggttaggtgtcaaactctctaaccactaagccATGACTTCCCCAATTGTGACGCGTTATAAAGATGCCTATAGATGTCTATAGATGCCTCAAACTATTAGATATCTTTTACAAAATGCAAAGCGCATTTAGTtgcctatatttatttttatctattgaCTTGTGATTATTTTTCAGATCGCCAGTTTTGGGAATGCAAAGGTTCTAGACACGTCTATCCAGCAGGTGTCGCTGGCTATCCTGGAGAGCATGGTGCTCAGCAGCAGTAGTCTGTTTAATGAGGTCAAACACGAAATCACCCTGGAGAGACTCGTTTCCCATCTGCAGGTGTAAGTCCAGAAGAGCGCTTGCTTTAACTGTTTGCAGTATCACCAGTGTTTACTTTATGGGTGTGGAAGAGGAACTACAATAGTTGAGGGTGTGAAATACAGCACAGTATAATGACAGTAGATAAACAAAGGTTTGAAAACAGTGAATAACATACAGTTTTAATAGTAGATGTTTAATTACGGTTCTCATTGCTTTCAGTACTGATATACAGCAATTATAACAAACGTAAattgaataataatgaaaacaacaacaataatggtACATTTGTTGTTATATAGTATTATCATTACAATCAAATTGCTTAGCAGTTGCATTACATTCAAAGTTCATTTCACGAGAGAATTATCTCTAGAGGGCATCATTGTCTTCTTTTCTGCttaacacacaaataaacgtTACTTCCCTTGTCATGCGTTCAAGTGAATGTTTCTTCCTCTTTCTGAAAAaataccttgttttttttttttttttttttttttaatctcatcatgtagatatttattgcatttaagatTAGCATGTGTTGGATTTTTAAGTCAGCATTCTACATCAACATGAATGATTCATTTTCTCTGCTTTTGTCTAATGTACCGTAGAACAAACCAGCAGCTGCAGACTAAGGCCATGGCTCTGCTGATGGCGATGCTGCTGGCAGGTGGCGAGGCTGACAGACAGGTGAGAGCTTGAGAGGTTTTTGTTTCATCTCTCTGATGATATCTTGGTTTTGCTGACACTGTCTGTTGCGATGAAACTAGTGCAAGCAAAATAAGTTCCCTTTATTAGTTAAAGGCTAATCATTGGTGTTTGAGAACTGTTTTGCTAGTAGAAAATTTTTATTAGAAGAAAGTGTGATTCAAATTtcccatcacagaaataaatgtcattttaaaagatattaaaatagacaatggttaattaaatatcacaatattgcAGTCTGCAGTCCTTGGACTGATGGTAAAATTGTCaccctaaaaatataaaaaatgaatcaatacataatatttacatactctaaaatacatatactgtaccaTTCACACTATTCCTAAAAACCAACAAATCAATACCAGCTCACTTATACTATACACACAATCCAACTGTCAAACAAAATGAcaaagtattaataatatcagTATATACAAACAAAGATAATGTAAGCATACAGACAAGTAACAGTAGCCCTAATCATTCAATCAGACCTAAACCAAACAACCtcatatacataacataaaaatcTCAAACTAGCAGAGCAGATGGTAGTGTATAGTTTTGTggcttatatataaatatcaattcATAGCTGGAAATTTTTATTGTGCAGGTAATTAATTTTGGACTcagaaaatgcaaacaaatatatatatatatatatatatatatatatatatatatatatatatatatatatatatatatatatatatatatatatatatatatatatatatttatatttatatttatatatcacacATTTTGTAAGGTGTTTCTGattagtgttgtcaaacgattaattgcatccaaaataaaagcttgtttacgtaatatgtgtgtgtattgtttatatttattatgtatatataaatacacacacatacagaatatattttaaaaatatttacgttCATTTATATTCgtataatttaaatcattataaatatattgaatatataaatatataaatatataaattttcttaaatatatacatgaatgtgtgtgagtatttatatatatacataataaataaacagtacactcacatatttattatgtaaacaaacttttattttgtatgcgattattTGGGATTATTCATTTGACAGCACCATTTCTGATTCTGCTTTTAAGTGTTtctgatttgaaatttgaaatcatttcagGAGCTCTTTGAGTTTCTTGAGAAGAGGAATCTACGGCAATACATTCACAAGGTGTGAGAAAGTTTTGAACTTCTCGTTCGTTCATACAATACTTCCTGTTTTTAAAAAGTCCTGGTACACTGAACATTTCCCATTGAATCACCATCAGAATTAACAGTAAATATCATGTATCTTAATTGATGCTGCTTGCAGAACATCATCCACAGCTCGAGTTCAGTTGGAGATGAGATGGCCCACTACCTGTATGTGCTGCAGACGGTCCGTCTGAACCACCTGGAGGCCCGTATGAGGACGCCTCTGGACTCCTACAACCAGGTTTACTTGCATTCTGTATCTTCATTTGATTTTGGAGTTGCTCAGCTCACCTTTATTTCTTACGCATGCATTTCTCTGCTCCCCTTCAGGAGCAAAGGGACATGCTTCACGGGCTCAGGCAGGCCGCGTTTGAGACAGAAAGCGAGAGCGGTCTGAGTAACGAACGCAGACGTTCCCTCTGTGCTAAAGAGTTTAAGAAACTCGGCTTCTCTGTGAGTACGACAAAAAAACGTTTTAGAGTGAAAGTGTGAATATCAAAGCTTAAATtcgagtgtttgtgtgtgtgtgtcagaataaCAGTAATCCTGGTCTGGACCTGAGCCGGTGTCCTCCGGGTCTCCTGGCTTTGGACACTATGGCGTATTTTGCCTCCCGTTACCCTGATGCTTACAGTAGGGTGAGTGAGCCCACTTGGATATTATGTTATCTAATGCagaaaaatactttttggagTCACTAAATGTCCCTTTATTAGTACATATCAGCCCATAAGTCTTTGTTTGGCTGTCTTAGTTTGTGCTGGAGAACAGCAGCAGAGAGGACAAGCACGAGTGTCCGTTTGCCCGCAGCAGCATTCAGCTCACCCTCATCTTGTGTGAGATTTTGCGCATCGGAGAACCCCGTAAGTGGATTGACACAGTGCTAGAGATGGTGGCGATGATCAGAGATGATTTTATAGCTTAGGTTATGTCTTGATGGGGAATATGACTTCATCACTGGAAATTTTTGTATCTATTTCTGTTTTCTCTAGTTGTGTAATTAATTTGACTCGTGTCTTTTCTGCAGCCTCTGAGACCGGTTCAGACTATCATCCCATCTTCTTTGCTCAGGACCGGCTGCTGGAGGAGCTATTCTGCATCTGCATTCAGCTCCTCAACAAGACGTGGAAGGAGATGAGAGCCACGCAGGAGGACTTTGATAAGGTAGATCATCACCTCCACCATCTCTCTGCTGCAAGGGGCTTTTTCACATCCTCTGTCCTTTCATTGTGTTTGGTCAGCTCTTACTGAAACTTAGCTGTATTTTACACTATTCATATCTTATTTCCTTTCTGAAAACACCCaaaaacacaatttgttttgcatttgcattttccaTCCTCCCACTGACCAGTGTTACTgctaactaaaattattattataattttttgttaattaaaataatactgaaataaaataaaacaaatattagacaaaattttaacttaaaaaaatatatattttatttacttagttaccaggacaacatttttaattttcataagttgaattactaaaagtACTAAAGCTAAAATTTGAAAAATAGGAAAGCTAAATaggaatattaaaaaacaaagaatgataaaagcacataagaaacttactaaacaaaattactgctgaaaattctgctttgccatcacaggaataaaattaaatactgacc
The DNA window shown above is from Cyprinus carpio isolate SPL01 chromosome B25, ASM1834038v1, whole genome shotgun sequence and carries:
- the LOC109059781 gene encoding engulfment and cell motility protein 3-like isoform X1, with protein sequence MKGCRDSFLNMPQQKDIVKIAIQMPGAYPQLIQLDQKKPLTAVIKEVCDKWNLPGPDNYALQYADGVQTYITESNRLDIKNGSILRLTKAPGRCAEDLYKGIQSSDSGVRCDSLKLLADVSTDITFAQEFISRDGHSLLVKIVEDAHEAPLIMTHTLTAFMELMDHGIVSWENLSSVFIKKIASFGNAKVLDTSIQQVSLAILESMVLSSSSLFNEVKHEITLERLVSHLQVTNQQLQTKAMALLMAMLLAGGEADRQELFEFLEKRNLRQYIHKNIIHSSSSVGDEMAHYLYVLQTVRLNHLEARMRTPLDSYNQEQRDMLHGLRQAAFETESESGLSNERRRSLCAKEFKKLGFSNNSNPGLDLSRCPPGLLALDTMAYFASRYPDAYSRFVLENSSREDKHECPFARSSIQLTLILCEILRIGEPPSETGSDYHPIFFAQDRLLEELFCICIQLLNKTWKEMRATQEDFDKVMQVVREQITRTLSSKPTSLELFKNKVNVLNYSEILKLRQTERLHQEETLAPPVLELKERLKPELLELIRQQRLNRLCHGTLFRKISSRRRQDKLWYCRLSPNHKVLHYGDVEEETEMPSIEALQEKIPVADIKSVVTGKDCPHMKENKGKQTKEVLDLAFSITYDVEEYSLNFIASSRTDFCLWTDGLNVLLGKEMSSESMRSELEILLSMEIKLRLLDLENVPIPDTAPPIPKPPSNFNFCYDFSQAEQ